The following proteins come from a genomic window of Canis lupus dingo isolate Sandy chromosome 20, ASM325472v2, whole genome shotgun sequence:
- the HRH1 gene encoding histamine H1 receptor, translated as MNLPNSSCIFEDKMCEGNKTTIANPKLMPLVVFLSAISLVTVGLNLLVLYAVRSERKLHTVGNLYIVSLSVADLIVGAVVMPMNILYLLMSRWSLGQPLCLFWLSMDYVASTASIFSVFILCIDRYRSVRQPLRYLKYRTKTRASATILGAWFLSFLWIIPILGWHHFMSQTSGHREDKCETDFYDVTWFKIMTAIINFYLPTLLMLWFYARIYKAVRQHCQHRELINGSLPSFSEPKLKPENPKAGAKKPGKESPWEFLKRKSKDASGEPVLKPPSQDSEEMKSPSVFRQEEDREVDKLQCFPLNIVQVQTEAEGSVRSYVAINQSQSMLEMDEQGLNMRGANETSEDQILGDSQSFSRTDSDTPTESGSGKGKPRSESSTGLDYIKFTWKRLRSHSRQYVSGLHMNRERKAAKQLGFIMAAFILCWIPYFIFFMVIAFCKSCCNERVHMFTIWLGYINSTLNPLIYPLCNENFKKTFKKILHIRS; from the coding sequence ATGAACCTTCCCAATTCTTCCTGCATCTTCGAAGACAAGATGTGTGAGGGGAACAAGACCACCATAGCCAACCCCAAACTGATGCCCCTTGTGGTGTTCCTGAGTGCCATCTCCTTGGTCACAGTGGGACTCAACCTGCTGGTCCTGTATGCTGTGCGGAGCGAGCGAAAGCTACACACCGTGGGGAACCTGTACATTGTCAGCCTCTCTGTGGCAGACCTGATCGTGGGAGCTGTTGTCATGCCCATGAACATCCTTTACCTCCTCATGTCCAGGTGGTCCCTAGGCCAGCCTCTCTGCCTATTTTGGCTTTCTATGGACTATGTGGCCAGTACAGCATCCATTTTCAGTGTCTTCATCTTGTGCATTGATCGTTACCGCTCTGTCCGGCAGCCCCTCAGATACCTGAAGTATCGTACCAAGACCCGAGCATCAGCCACCATCTTGGGGGCCTGGTTTCTCTCCTTCTTGTGGATTATTCCCATTCTGGGATGGCATCACTTTATGTCACAGACCTCAGGACACCGGGAAGACAAGTGTGAGACAGACTTCTATGATGTCACCTGGTTCAAGATCATGACTGCCATCATCAACTTCTATCTGCCCACCTTGCTCATGCTCTGGTTCTATGCCAGGATCTACAAGGCTGTACGGCAGCACTGTCAGCACCGAGAACTCATCAATggatccctcccttccttctctgaacCTAAGCTGAAGCCAGAGAACCCCAAGGCAGGGGCCAAGAAACCAGGGAAGGAGTCTCCTTGGGAATTTCTGAAAAGGAAGTCAAAAGATGCCAGTGGTGAGCCTGTCTTGAAGCCACCATCCCAAGATTCAGAGGAGATGAAATCCCCAAGTGTCTTCCGTCAAGAGGAGGACAGAGAGGTGGACAAACTCCAGTGCTTTCCACTTAACATTGTGCAGGTGCAGACTGAGGCAGAGGGGAGTGTCAGGAGTTACGTAGCTATCAACCAGAGCCAGAGCATGCTTGAGATGGATGAACAGGGTCTGAACATGCGTGGGGCCAATGAGACATCAGAGGATCAGATCCTAGGTGATAGCCAGTCTTTCTCTCGGACAGACTCAGACACCCCCACAGAGTCAGGATCAGGGAAAGGGAAACCTAGAAGTGAGTCTAGCACAGGCCTGGATTATATCAAGTTCACTTGGAAGAGGCTCCGCTCACATTCAAGACAATATGTGTCTGGGTTACACATGAACCGAGAACGAAAGGCTGCCAAACAATTGGGTTTTATTATGGCGGCCTTCATCCTTTGCTGGATTCCTTACTTCATCTTCTTCATGGTCATTGCTTTCTGCAAGAGCTGTTGCAATGAGCGTGTGCACATGTTCACCATCTGGCTGGGCTATATCAACTCCACGCTGAACCCCCTCATTTATCCCTTATGCAATGAAAACTTCAAGAAGACATTCAAGAAAATTCTGCACATTCGCTCCTAA